The proteins below are encoded in one region of bacterium:
- a CDS encoding peroxiredoxin produces MSVQVAKPAPKFMMDALHGEDFTKVSLEDYKGKWLVLFFYPLDFTFVCPTEIKAFSQAYEEFTKRGADILGCSVDSTHSHKAWTKDGLGKIRFPLLSDLNHTVSREYGVLDEDAGFAQRGTFIIDPDGILRWKVVHDTGIGRNIEEVLRVLDALQAGGLCAANWRAGEKLINA; encoded by the coding sequence ATGTCCGTACAAGTCGCCAAGCCCGCCCCGAAATTTATGATGGACGCTTTGCACGGCGAGGACTTTACTAAAGTATCGCTGGAGGATTACAAAGGAAAGTGGCTGGTTCTGTTTTTTTACCCGCTGGATTTCACCTTCGTCTGCCCCACCGAGATCAAGGCGTTCTCCCAGGCGTATGAAGAGTTCACCAAGCGCGGCGCCGATATCCTCGGCTGCTCGGTAGACAGCACGCATAGCCATAAGGCGTGGACGAAGGATGGTCTCGGCAAGATCCGCTTCCCCTTGCTCTCCGATTTGAATCACACGGTCAGCCGGGAATACGGTGTGCTTGACGAAGACGCCGGATTTGCCCAGCGCGGCACCTTCATTATTGACCCGGACGGCATTCTGCGCTGGAAGGTCGTGCATGACACCGGCATTGGCCGCAACATCGAAGAGGTGCTGCGCGTGCTGGATGCTCTTCAGGCGGGTGGCCTTTGCGCCGCCAACTGGAGAGCCGGCGAAAAACTTATAAACGCATAA